A single genomic interval of Bradyrhizobium sp. sBnM-33 harbors:
- a CDS encoding DUF2380 domain-containing protein yields the protein MRHASLLHALTTAGLFTGLFLGSSLISDASAVTAGHALAVSVDDFNYIDTSNEPTDQTAVHEKRLRAFMTALRDDVTADRRFELVPSSCAPNCPTDGPALRDRLRAASQAGTQILIIGIVHKLSTLVQVVRIAAVDTTAQRVVFRKYFQFRGDNDEAWQRAERFVSEEVRDRLLESRSQQ from the coding sequence ATGCGCCACGCCTCCCTGTTGCATGCTCTTACCACAGCCGGCCTGTTCACCGGTCTGTTCCTCGGATCCAGCCTCATCTCAGATGCATCCGCCGTGACCGCCGGCCACGCCTTGGCCGTCTCCGTCGACGATTTCAATTATATCGACACGTCGAACGAGCCCACCGATCAGACGGCCGTGCATGAAAAGCGATTGCGGGCTTTCATGACCGCGCTGCGGGACGACGTCACGGCAGACCGGCGCTTTGAGCTCGTGCCCTCCTCCTGCGCACCAAATTGTCCGACCGACGGACCGGCGTTGCGCGATCGGCTGCGCGCGGCGTCACAGGCCGGCACGCAGATCCTGATCATCGGCATCGTTCACAAGCTAAGCACGCTGGTGCAGGTGGTGCGGATTGCTGCCGTCGATACGACAGCCCAGCGCGTCGTGTTCAGAAAGTACTTCCAGTTCCGCGGTGACAATGACGAGGCATGGCAGCGGGCGGAGCGCTTTGTATCGGAGGAGGTCCGCGACCGGCTGCTTGAAAGTAGATCGCAGCAATAG
- a CDS encoding transposase — translation MMGHQRVEQVALFYEFSLERHVPADHLLRSIDRFVDLDGLRRELSPFYSTIGRPSIAPELMIRMLLVGYCFGIRSERRLCEEVHLNLAYRWFCRLGLDGDVPDHSTFSKNRHGRFRDSDLLRRLFEDVLRRCIDEGLVGGEGFAVDASLIKADANRQNGVEGEKGLPPKAASRAVDEYLAVLDDAAFGAATEIVPKFISPADPAARWTGAHGGQAFFAYSTNYLIDVENAIIVDVEPTTAIRQAEVLAAKRMIERTAKNFGLHPSRLLGDSAYGSADMLGWLVDEHGIEPHVTVFDKSARKDGTFTREDFNYDPVSDVYICPGGKTLTTTGTRVNDGETLLYRASKADCDACALRPHCCPNTPARKVPRSIHERARDMARAIAKSWEGRASRRLRKKVEMLFAHLKRILKLDRLRLRGPNGARDEFLLAATAQNLRKLAKLVPMPQPNPA, via the coding sequence ATGATGGGACATCAGCGAGTTGAGCAGGTCGCGTTGTTCTATGAGTTTTCGCTCGAGCGGCACGTTCCGGCCGATCATTTGTTGCGATCGATCGACAGGTTCGTGGACCTCGATGGGTTAAGGCGAGAGCTATCCCCCTTCTACAGCACGATCGGGCGGCCCTCGATCGCGCCCGAGCTGATGATCCGGATGCTGTTGGTCGGTTACTGCTTCGGCATCCGCTCGGAGCGGCGCCTGTGCGAAGAGGTTCACCTCAACCTGGCATACCGCTGGTTCTGCCGCCTTGGGCTCGATGGTGACGTGCCCGATCATTCGACCTTCTCAAAGAACCGACATGGCCGCTTCCGCGATAGTGATCTGCTGCGACGGCTGTTCGAAGACGTCTTGCGCCGCTGCATCGACGAGGGTCTGGTTGGCGGAGAAGGCTTTGCGGTCGATGCTAGCCTGATCAAGGCCGATGCTAACCGGCAGAACGGCGTCGAGGGCGAAAAGGGGTTGCCGCCAAAAGCCGCAAGCCGTGCCGTCGACGAGTATCTAGCTGTCCTGGACGATGCGGCGTTTGGGGCCGCGACCGAGATCGTCCCCAAGTTCATCTCACCGGCTGATCCTGCCGCGCGCTGGACCGGTGCCCATGGCGGACAGGCTTTCTTTGCCTACTCCACGAACTATCTGATCGATGTGGAAAATGCGATCATTGTCGACGTTGAGCCGACCACAGCGATCCGGCAGGCAGAAGTTCTCGCTGCCAAGCGCATGATCGAGCGGACCGCAAAGAACTTCGGTCTTCACCCGTCCAGGCTTCTCGGTGACAGCGCCTATGGTTCAGCCGACATGCTGGGCTGGCTGGTCGATGAGCACGGCATCGAGCCGCATGTGACCGTGTTCGACAAATCAGCGCGCAAGGATGGGACCTTCACACGGGAGGACTTCAACTACGATCCAGTCAGCGACGTCTATATCTGTCCTGGCGGCAAGACGCTGACCACAACAGGGACGCGTGTGAATGATGGCGAGACGTTGCTTTATCGAGCGAGCAAGGCTGACTGTGACGCCTGCGCCTTGAGGCCACACTGCTGCCCGAACACGCCTGCTCGAAAGGTGCCTCGCTCGATCCATGAGAGAGCCCGCGACATGGCGCGGGCGATTGCTAAATCCTGGGAAGGTCGAGCATCGCGACGGCTACGTAAGAAGGTCGAAATGTTGTTCGCTCACCTCAAGCGCATTCTCAAGCTCGACCGACTGCGATTACGTGGACCAAACGGGGCTCGCGACGAGTTCCTCCTTGCAGCAACCGCCCAGAACCTCCGGAAACTAGCCAAGCTGGTCCCAATGCCGCAGCCAAATCCGGCCTGA
- a CDS encoding IS110 family transposase → MGEVSTIGLDIAKSVFQVHGADVDGAVVIRKRVSRAKVLEFFSTLPACVVGIEACPSAHYWSRELRALGHTVRLMPPSYVKAYLKRSKNDANDAAAICEAVTRPSMRFVPTKSEQQQSGLMLHRSRQLLVRQRTMLSNAIRGHLAELGIISAKGRNGTAELFKIIADEKDGRIPAAARFSLDVLAGQHAAITAEIGAIEKRIHAWHRSSEESRRLEQIPGVGPIVATALVSEVGDWKEFSSGRSLAAWIGLVPKQHSTGGKERLGRISKQGNRYLRWLLVTGAMAVIRYARQHGTRRLWLAHIMERRPIKVAAVALANKIARMAWAMMVRGEQFKEPRLLPAA, encoded by the coding sequence ATGGGCGAGGTTAGCACGATCGGTCTCGATATTGCGAAGTCAGTCTTCCAGGTTCACGGCGCAGATGTTGATGGCGCGGTTGTGATCCGCAAACGTGTGAGCCGCGCCAAGGTGCTGGAGTTCTTCTCGACTTTGCCGGCTTGCGTTGTTGGCATTGAAGCTTGCCCAAGTGCCCATTATTGGAGCCGTGAGCTCCGGGCGCTCGGCCATACGGTGCGGCTGATGCCCCCCAGTTATGTGAAGGCCTATCTCAAGCGCAGTAAGAACGACGCTAATGATGCTGCGGCGATCTGCGAGGCAGTGACACGTCCGTCGATGCGTTTTGTACCGACCAAAAGCGAGCAGCAACAATCAGGCCTGATGCTGCATCGCAGCCGACAGCTACTGGTCCGTCAACGAACGATGCTGTCGAACGCGATCCGTGGTCACCTGGCCGAGCTCGGCATTATCTCGGCAAAGGGGCGCAACGGCACAGCCGAGCTGTTCAAGATCATTGCTGACGAGAAGGATGGTCGGATACCCGCGGCCGCACGGTTCAGCCTCGATGTTCTTGCCGGCCAACACGCCGCGATCACAGCAGAGATCGGAGCTATCGAGAAGCGCATCCATGCCTGGCATCGTTCGAGCGAAGAAAGTCGCCGGCTCGAGCAGATCCCAGGCGTTGGTCCCATCGTCGCCACCGCCCTGGTCTCAGAAGTCGGTGACTGGAAAGAGTTCTCGTCCGGACGAAGCCTGGCGGCCTGGATCGGGCTTGTTCCCAAGCAGCATTCGACCGGCGGCAAGGAACGTCTGGGCAGAATTTCAAAGCAGGGAAATCGGTATTTGCGATGGCTGCTCGTCACGGGCGCCATGGCCGTTATCCGATATGCGCGGCAGCATGGCACGCGGCGCCTCTGGCTGGCGCATATTATGGAGCGCCGGCCGATCAAGGTCGCCGCCGTGGCGCTTGCCAATAAGATCGCGCGCATGGCCTGGGCCATGATGGTACGCGGAGAGCAGTTCAAAGAGCCAAGATTGCTGCCAGCAGCATAG
- a CDS encoding tyrosine-type recombinase/integrase, with product MATQHQVNTPPAPKRVPWNRGKLTGAKPPLRPKHVWSIRTKLQIEARTRDLALFNLAIDSKLRGCDVVAIRVEDVAASGYTADRAIVRQKKTGRPVRFELSEQTRQAVDDYLKAANKRTGEFLFTGRRGSDRSMTTRQYARLVSEWIGSVGLDPRLFGTHSLRRTKATLIYRRTGNLRAVQLLLGHTKIESTVRYLGSEVDDALAIAEQVDV from the coding sequence ATGGCTACGCAGCATCAAGTGAATACACCCCCCGCGCCCAAGCGAGTGCCGTGGAATAGGGGAAAGCTGACTGGCGCAAAGCCACCGCTGCGCCCTAAACACGTGTGGTCGATCCGGACGAAGCTCCAGATCGAAGCCCGCACTCGTGACCTCGCCTTGTTCAATCTGGCAATCGACAGCAAGCTTCGCGGCTGCGACGTGGTCGCCATCCGGGTCGAGGATGTTGCTGCGAGTGGCTACACGGCGGATCGCGCTATTGTCCGGCAAAAGAAAACCGGGCGGCCTGTTAGATTTGAATTAAGTGAGCAAACCCGTCAGGCGGTCGATGACTATCTAAAGGCCGCCAACAAGAGGACCGGGGAGTTCTTATTCACGGGTCGTCGCGGTTCCGACCGCAGCATGACAACGCGCCAATATGCGCGGCTCGTATCGGAATGGATCGGAAGCGTTGGGCTGGACCCGAGGCTGTTTGGCACACACTCATTACGACGCACAAAAGCTACCTTGATCTATCGGCGGACAGGCAACCTGAGAGCGGTCCAACTCTTGCTCGGGCATACGAAGATCGAAAGCACGGTCCGGTATCTTGGCAGCGAGGTTGATGACGCCCTCGCAATAGCGGAACAAGTTGATGTCTGA
- a CDS encoding alpha/beta fold hydrolase: MRIPDEKESRRTAGERSQQNWEKAMVRLSVLTSLLLSLVIPSSATSAPLAKEVEINGVRLPYVEQGSGEPVVFVHGVPTDLRSWEPVRESIAKKYHFIAYTQRYFGTGPWPDDGKNLSVATLADDLAKFIATLNAGPVHLVGWSYGGQVATTAAVKNPSLVRSLILYEASVASMLPTDSAEGKAAREDRAKMLAPVIAAAKAGDAVQAAKVLQEAVFQLPPGEFDRFPQDRQTRVLDNARTLPLVFAAPPPPVITCDMLKSFARPTLVMRGEKTQAFYTLIAEAIGKCVPGAQLVVLPNVNHDGPGRDPAAFSAAVLDFLSKHPGL, translated from the coding sequence TTGCGCATCCCCGACGAAAAAGAATCAAGACGAACAGCCGGGGAAAGAAGCCAGCAAAATTGGGAGAAAGCCATGGTCCGCTTATCGGTCCTTACCTCTTTGCTGCTGAGCCTTGTGATCCCGTCCAGCGCAACGTCTGCCCCATTGGCCAAGGAGGTCGAGATCAATGGCGTTCGGCTGCCATATGTAGAGCAAGGCTCTGGGGAACCCGTGGTCTTCGTTCATGGGGTACCCACCGACCTTCGCTCTTGGGAGCCGGTCAGGGAGAGCATCGCCAAGAAGTATCACTTCATCGCCTACACGCAGCGATATTTCGGGACGGGGCCGTGGCCCGACGATGGGAAAAACTTGAGCGTCGCGACCCTGGCGGACGATCTTGCCAAGTTCATCGCGACGCTCAATGCGGGACCTGTTCATCTCGTCGGCTGGTCCTACGGCGGCCAGGTTGCCACGACCGCAGCAGTGAAGAATCCCTCATTGGTCCGCAGCCTCATTCTGTATGAGGCGAGTGTCGCTTCGATGCTGCCGACAGACAGCGCGGAAGGGAAAGCGGCGCGCGAGGACCGCGCCAAAATGCTCGCCCCGGTTATCGCAGCGGCGAAGGCAGGTGACGCTGTTCAGGCTGCCAAGGTGCTACAGGAGGCTGTGTTCCAACTCCCGCCCGGCGAGTTCGACCGCTTCCCGCAGGACCGGCAGACTCGCGTGCTGGACAATGCGAGGACCCTGCCGCTGGTGTTTGCAGCTCCGCCACCGCCGGTTATCACCTGTGACATGCTGAAAAGTTTCGCCCGGCCGACGCTGGTCATGCGCGGGGAGAAGACGCAAGCCTTCTATACGCTGATCGCTGAGGCGATAGGCAAGTGCGTGCCGGGTGCCCAGTTGGTCGTTCTTCCGAATGTCAACCATGACGGGCCGGGTCGTGATCCGGCAGCCTTCAGCGCTGCCGTTCTCGACTTCCTATCGAAGCATCCAGGACTCTGA
- a CDS encoding AsmA-like C-terminal region-containing protein, which translates to MQTTLLGLAIAFIVALIAALVGPYFIDWNQFRPQFEAEASRIIGAPVRVGGKLDARLLPAPSLQLHSVTVGGANDLGKVRADKLDVEFSLGSLMRGEVRATELTINRMSLDLGLDSRGRIDWPASTGAFNLGSLAIDRLNLTGRIALHDAVSRSTLELNDIAFSGDVRSLAGSIRGDGNFMLSGTRYPFRVSSGQGPDGNGTRVHLNIDPGQRALAADLDGVLSFDARAPRFEGAVTLAAPAQKAKGDEPPWRIAAKVKADYSAARLEQVEVTYGAEERALKLAGSGDIRFGATPLLRAALSARQLDADRFVAKENGKDNSTEPARALPTLQSLSSVIPHLPIPTQIELASEQVILGGRPLQDIAAELEGDAKSWRVHRLEFRAPGATRVSLSEAGAKSAAPDRFKAALSVESSDPDALLTWLQGRGDIAYRSQKPLRLRGDMTVAPEGFAIDTMKADIDGGTVEGRVAVSRRQADRGSRIDAELKAARLDLDAATAFARSLMGPQGEWPDEGKLSLDIGRANSAGQELSPLLARLAYSPAKISLEQLKVGELENVTLDGAGNFDRVNATGWFALNSSAASLGRLTSLIVPFSPPLAARLNAMGTSPGPARLKLAVDLTQNAGPSDRVQARATAELDSPLLKGTTTITARPSVAAIQGIDLAALQRSEVWIDSKLSSEQGRTLLALLGFDRAITAGDGPAQFESTATGAWGAPLRLKAKISGTGLDAEAEGSAEPWAPEASAVLGLKVRSADFGPLLDLKPANTLAQNIGLSSRVQLTGNRLTFDDLDSSVGGSRLRGRVAVTLGEQKEIEGEIGAEQLALAPALALALGAAGHDAAEPLGPGLAKGWRGRIAFQALRGLLPGGSELQPVSGTVKSDGQSLTFDTIKGKIGGGDVTATIDARPGAHGIALNASVQLSGVDGTALRYRNLAMPAGRASMQMTLTTQGRSASALAGALSGSGTLTLEAARISGLDPRAFEVAVRANDSGQAKDDVRLKQIVESTLPAGALAVPLAQIPFTIRDGRLRVGATTLDGNGVRATVSGGYDIAADQADIRAALSLTMTTGRPEIQLLAVGTPDALSRSVDVAPLSSWLAVRAIDHETRRLDAIERGEPPPPSPPPIVLPMEGQLPIPEAVPSAPVAPKGRDPRRPPAKKMTAPRPPVVNAPPAPVAGQPQVAPLPPPIDVRPAPGAARPKPRPPLALTPQLANPPPGSN; encoded by the coding sequence GTGCAGACGACGCTGCTCGGCCTGGCAATCGCTTTCATCGTTGCGCTGATTGCCGCGCTGGTCGGGCCGTATTTTATCGACTGGAACCAGTTCCGGCCGCAATTCGAGGCTGAGGCGAGCCGGATCATCGGCGCGCCGGTCCGCGTCGGCGGCAAGCTCGACGCGCGCCTATTGCCGGCGCCGTCGCTGCAACTGCACTCGGTCACGGTCGGCGGCGCCAATGATCTCGGCAAGGTTCGCGCCGACAAGCTCGACGTGGAATTCAGCCTGGGCTCGCTGATGCGCGGCGAGGTGCGCGCCACCGAATTGACGATCAACCGCATGTCGCTCGATCTCGGCCTCGATTCCAGAGGACGGATCGACTGGCCGGCATCGACGGGCGCGTTCAATCTGGGTTCACTGGCGATCGATCGGCTCAATCTGACCGGCCGCATTGCCCTGCATGACGCGGTCAGCCGCTCTACGCTCGAACTGAACGACATCGCTTTCAGCGGCGACGTGCGTTCGCTGGCCGGTTCGATCCGCGGCGACGGCAATTTCATGCTGTCGGGCACGCGCTATCCGTTTCGCGTCTCGTCGGGGCAGGGTCCTGACGGCAACGGTACCCGCGTTCATCTCAATATCGATCCAGGCCAGCGTGCGCTCGCGGCCGATCTCGATGGTGTCTTGAGCTTCGATGCCCGCGCGCCACGCTTCGAAGGTGCAGTGACCCTGGCGGCTCCCGCTCAAAAAGCCAAAGGCGATGAACCGCCGTGGCGCATCGCTGCCAAGGTCAAGGCCGATTATTCGGCGGCGCGGCTCGAACAGGTCGAAGTGACCTATGGCGCCGAGGAGCGCGCCCTGAAACTTGCAGGCAGCGGCGACATTCGTTTCGGTGCGACGCCGCTGTTGCGCGCGGCGCTGTCGGCACGTCAGCTCGATGCCGACAGGTTCGTTGCCAAGGAAAATGGCAAAGATAATTCGACTGAGCCGGCACGCGCGCTGCCGACGCTGCAGTCGCTCAGCTCCGTCATTCCGCATCTGCCGATCCCGACACAAATCGAACTCGCCTCCGAGCAGGTCATACTCGGCGGGCGCCCATTGCAGGACATCGCTGCCGAGCTCGAAGGCGATGCCAAATCCTGGCGCGTCCACCGGCTGGAGTTCCGCGCGCCCGGCGCGACCAGGGTTTCGCTCAGCGAGGCCGGCGCGAAGAGCGCTGCACCGGACCGATTCAAAGCCGCGCTCAGCGTCGAATCCTCCGATCCCGACGCGCTTTTGACCTGGCTGCAGGGCCGCGGCGACATCGCTTATCGCAGCCAGAAGCCGCTTCGCCTGCGCGGCGACATGACCGTGGCGCCCGAAGGCTTTGCCATCGACACCATGAAGGCCGATATCGATGGCGGCACCGTGGAGGGGCGGGTGGCGGTGTCGCGCCGGCAGGCGGATCGCGGCTCCCGGATCGATGCCGAACTGAAAGCGGCGCGTCTTGATCTCGATGCCGCCACGGCCTTTGCGCGATCGCTGATGGGGCCGCAAGGCGAGTGGCCGGACGAGGGAAAGCTTTCGCTCGATATCGGCCGCGCCAATTCCGCCGGCCAGGAGCTATCTCCGCTGCTCGCCAGGCTGGCTTACTCGCCGGCGAAGATATCGCTTGAGCAGTTGAAGGTCGGCGAGCTTGAAAACGTGACGCTGGACGGCGCGGGCAATTTCGACCGCGTCAACGCGACCGGATGGTTCGCGCTCAATTCGAGCGCCGCCTCGCTCGGCCGGCTGACCAGCCTGATCGTTCCCTTTTCACCGCCGCTGGCCGCGCGGCTCAATGCGATGGGGACGAGCCCGGGTCCAGCGCGCCTGAAGCTGGCGGTCGACCTCACCCAAAATGCCGGGCCGTCCGATCGCGTCCAGGCACGCGCCACCGCCGAACTCGACTCGCCGCTGCTCAAGGGCACCACCACGATCACCGCTAGACCTTCCGTCGCGGCGATCCAGGGCATCGATCTGGCCGCGCTCCAGCGCAGCGAGGTCTGGATCGATTCGAAATTGTCGTCTGAGCAAGGTCGCACCTTGCTGGCGTTGCTCGGCTTCGATCGCGCCATCACGGCGGGCGATGGCCCCGCGCAATTCGAGAGCACCGCGACGGGTGCGTGGGGTGCGCCGTTGCGGCTCAAGGCAAAGATCTCGGGAACGGGACTCGATGCCGAAGCGGAAGGTTCCGCTGAACCATGGGCGCCGGAGGCAAGCGCAGTTCTCGGCCTGAAAGTTCGCAGCGCCGATTTCGGACCGCTGCTCGATCTCAAACCGGCGAATACGCTGGCACAGAACATCGGCCTGTCGTCGCGCGTGCAACTCACCGGCAACCGGCTGACCTTCGACGATCTCGACAGCAGCGTCGGCGGCTCGCGCCTGCGCGGCCGAGTCGCGGTGACGCTCGGCGAGCAAAAGGAGATCGAGGGCGAAATCGGCGCCGAGCAGCTCGCGTTGGCGCCGGCCCTTGCCCTGGCGCTCGGCGCGGCCGGACACGATGCCGCCGAGCCGCTCGGCCCCGGGCTGGCGAAAGGCTGGCGCGGCAGGATCGCGTTCCAGGCGTTGCGTGGCCTGCTTCCGGGCGGAAGCGAATTGCAGCCGGTGAGCGGGACGGTCAAGAGCGACGGCCAGTCGCTGACCTTCGATACCATCAAAGGCAAGATCGGCGGCGGAGATGTCACGGCCACGATCGATGCAAGGCCGGGCGCGCACGGAATTGCCTTGAACGCGAGCGTCCAGCTTTCCGGCGTTGACGGCACCGCGCTGCGCTATCGCAATCTTGCGATGCCTGCCGGCCGCGCGTCGATGCAGATGACGCTGACGACCCAGGGCCGCAGCGCCTCGGCGCTGGCGGGCGCGCTTTCTGGCAGCGGAACGCTGACGCTGGAAGCGGCCAGGATCTCAGGCCTCGATCCGCGCGCTTTCGAAGTGGCGGTCCGCGCCAATGACAGCGGGCAGGCCAAGGACGACGTTCGATTGAAGCAGATCGTTGAATCCACCTTGCCGGCCGGCGCACTTGCGGTGCCTTTGGCGCAAATCCCGTTCACCATCAGGGACGGCCGGCTTCGCGTCGGCGCGACGACGCTCGACGGCAATGGCGTGCGGGCCACCGTCTCCGGCGGATACGATATCGCCGCCGATCAGGCCGATATCCGGGCCGCCCTTTCGCTGACGATGACGACCGGGCGTCCGGAGATTCAACTGCTTGCCGTGGGCACGCCCGATGCGCTGAGCCGCAGCGTCGACGTTGCCCCGTTGTCGTCGTGGCTGGCGGTGCGTGCGATCGATCACGAAACGCGAAGGCTCGATGCCATCGAGCGCGGCGAGCCGCCGCCGCCGTCGCCGCCGCCAATCGTGCTGCCTATGGAGGGCCAGTTGCCGATTCCGGAGGCGGTGCCGAGCGCGCCAGTCGCGCCCAAGGGTCGCGACCCACGGCGACCTCCGGCGAAGAAGATGACGGCGCCGCGTCCGCCGGTCGTCAACGCGCCGCCGGCGCCTGTCGCAGGCCAGCCGCAGGTTGCGCCGCTACCGCCGCCGATCGACGTCAGGCCCGCGCCCGGCGCCGCCAGGCCGAAGCCGCGTCCGCCGCTTGCGCTGACGCCGCAGCTCGCCAATCCGCCGCCGGGCTCGAACTAG
- a CDS encoding cytochrome P450, with product MNEHVQTASSAPLFNPLAPEFIRNPYPHYERMRTTDPVHLTPLGMYVASRHAEVSLVMRDKRFGKDYVERTVRRYGPKIMDEPVFRSMSHWMLQQDPPDHTRLRGLVVKAFTARRVEDMRPRIQQVVDETLDRVIPQGKMDLIEDFAFRLPVTIICDMLGIPEDHREAFYTGSRDGGRLLDPVPLSPEEIKQGNASNALAAMYFQQLFDLRRKNPGDDLVTQLVQAEEDGSKLTNEELTANIILLFGAGHETTVNLIGNGLLALHRNPEQLALLKARPELITNAIEEFLRYDSSVQLTGRVALEDIDDLGGKRIPKGETVLCLLGSANHDPAIYPDNPERLDITRPNVKPLSFGGGIHFCLGAQLARIEAEIAISTLLRRLPDLRLDDAVNAEWRPTFVLRGLKRLPASW from the coding sequence ATGAACGAGCATGTTCAGACTGCCAGTAGCGCGCCGTTGTTCAATCCGCTGGCCCCCGAATTCATTCGCAACCCCTATCCGCATTACGAGCGGATGCGCACCACCGATCCCGTGCATCTGACGCCGCTTGGCATGTATGTCGCAAGCCGCCATGCCGAGGTCAGCCTGGTCATGCGCGACAAGCGGTTCGGCAAGGACTATGTCGAGCGCACCGTCCGCCGCTACGGCCCCAAGATCATGGACGAGCCGGTGTTCCGCAGCATGAGCCATTGGATGCTGCAGCAGGATCCGCCGGACCACACCCGCTTGCGCGGCCTGGTGGTGAAGGCCTTTACCGCGCGCCGGGTCGAGGACATGCGCCCGCGCATCCAGCAGGTCGTCGATGAGACGCTCGACCGCGTCATCCCGCAGGGCAAGATGGACCTGATCGAGGATTTCGCGTTCCGCCTGCCGGTCACCATCATCTGCGACATGCTCGGGATCCCCGAGGACCATCGCGAGGCGTTTTATACCGGTTCACGCGACGGCGGACGCCTGCTCGATCCGGTGCCGCTGTCGCCGGAGGAGATCAAGCAGGGCAACGCCAGCAACGCGCTGGCGGCGATGTATTTCCAGCAACTGTTCGATCTCAGGCGCAAAAACCCGGGTGACGACCTGGTCACCCAACTGGTGCAAGCCGAGGAAGACGGCAGCAAGCTCACCAACGAGGAACTGACCGCCAACATCATCCTGCTGTTCGGCGCCGGCCACGAGACCACCGTCAACCTGATCGGAAACGGCTTGCTGGCACTGCATCGCAATCCAGAACAGCTCGCGCTGCTCAAGGCCAGGCCCGAACTCATCACCAACGCCATCGAGGAGTTCCTGCGCTATGATTCCTCGGTGCAGTTGACCGGACGGGTGGCGCTGGAGGATATCGACGATCTCGGCGGAAAACGTATTCCGAAGGGCGAGACCGTGCTGTGCCTGCTCGGCTCGGCCAATCACGACCCGGCGATCTATCCTGATAACCCGGAGCGGCTGGATATCACCCGGCCCAACGTGAAGCCGCTATCGTTCGGCGGCGGCATCCACTTCTGCCTCGGGGCCCAGTTGGCGCGGATCGAGGCCGAGATCGCGATCTCGACCCTGCTGCGCCGGCTACCGGACCTGCGGCTCGATGACGCCGTCAATGCGGAATGGCGGCCAACCTTCGTGCTGCGCGGCCTGAAGCGCCTGCCGGCGAGCTGGTAA
- a CDS encoding TetR/AcrR family transcriptional regulator — MSRVRTRPTRDDTREKLFEAAARVFEEQGIGGASIEAIAAAAGFTRGAFYSNFKSKDELIIAMLEDHVEQSIGRIRDLLERHKNLADFIDALKTMDRSQQDPLGRSPLLHMEMILFVARAERRRPELAKRLRARRKLVTDIIETTARNSGRTTILNPTWAGALVLALEDGFRLHRLIDPETTPPDSFFRAIGDLQRAMGISSA; from the coding sequence ATGTCAAGAGTGCGAACGCGACCCACAAGGGACGACACCCGCGAAAAGCTGTTCGAGGCGGCGGCGCGCGTGTTCGAGGAACAGGGGATTGGCGGCGCCAGCATCGAGGCGATTGCGGCGGCGGCCGGCTTCACGCGCGGGGCATTTTATTCGAACTTCAAGAGCAAGGACGAGCTGATCATCGCCATGCTCGAGGATCACGTTGAGCAATCGATCGGGCGCATCCGCGATCTGCTCGAGCGGCACAAGAACCTCGCCGACTTCATCGATGCGTTGAAGACCATGGACCGCAGCCAGCAGGATCCGCTCGGCCGCTCTCCCCTGCTGCACATGGAAATGATCCTGTTCGTGGCGCGCGCCGAAAGGCGCCGGCCTGAACTCGCCAAGCGGCTGCGCGCCCGGCGAAAGCTGGTCACCGACATTATCGAGACCACGGCCAGGAACAGCGGCAGAACGACTATTCTCAATCCGACATGGGCCGGTGCGCTCGTGCTGGCGCTGGAGGACGGCTTTCGCCTGCACCGCCTGATCGATCCCGAGACCACGCCGCCCGACAGCTTTTTTCGCGCCATTGGCGACCTGCAGCGGGCGATGGGAATTTCATCGGCATGA